In Mycolicibacterium alvei, a single window of DNA contains:
- a CDS encoding lytic transglycosylase domain-containing protein, translating into MRSPALGVAVLAPVVLVAGAGSSASEIGVSNAAVTPMAAVAPQVDRSGPAVVAAARPPTNFRIKSMTTISAPPPAFVVNTPGALGIPGTSLKAYRNAERMMAAAYPNCGISWNLLAGIGRIESGHANGGATDARGTAVRPIYGPALDGTLPGNEIIVQSAQSGRITYVRAMGPMQFLPGTWARYASDGDGDGKAEVQNVFDSALAAARYLCSGNLNLRDQSQVMTAILRYNNSVAYARNVLGWAAAYATGVVPVDLPEITGSIPPIGDSHLDHAEGLGPNLPADATGLPSGDPLALIPLLNRNETGTQNVPGFAPGQVLGPLPGPAQAIPSETPAAPPPWVPPWEQPRQPACVVFCMSEQAPPPAPAPLLGPPPAPAPAVGPGPAPQQAPPPAVPAAPIGPPIEAAPAAPALGPVPGPAPGPA; encoded by the coding sequence ATGCGCTCACCCGCACTCGGCGTGGCCGTCCTGGCGCCCGTCGTGCTGGTCGCCGGTGCCGGGTCTTCCGCCTCGGAGATCGGCGTGTCCAACGCCGCGGTCACGCCCATGGCCGCCGTAGCACCCCAGGTCGACCGCTCGGGTCCGGCAGTGGTGGCCGCGGCCAGGCCCCCGACCAACTTCCGCATCAAGTCGATGACCACGATCTCGGCTCCGCCGCCGGCATTCGTCGTCAATACCCCTGGGGCCCTTGGCATTCCGGGAACGTCGCTGAAGGCGTACCGCAACGCCGAACGGATGATGGCCGCGGCCTACCCCAACTGCGGGATCAGCTGGAATCTGCTGGCCGGTATCGGACGGATCGAGTCGGGGCACGCCAACGGCGGCGCCACCGATGCCCGCGGCACCGCGGTGCGCCCGATCTACGGTCCCGCCCTCGACGGCACCCTGCCGGGCAACGAGATCATCGTCCAGAGCGCCCAGTCCGGACGGATCACCTATGTCCGGGCGATGGGGCCGATGCAGTTCCTGCCCGGAACCTGGGCCCGGTATGCCTCCGACGGCGACGGCGACGGCAAGGCTGAAGTGCAGAACGTGTTCGACTCGGCGCTCGCCGCGGCACGCTACCTGTGCAGCGGCAACCTCAACCTGCGGGACCAGTCCCAGGTCATGACGGCCATCCTGCGATACAACAACTCGGTGGCCTACGCCCGAAACGTACTGGGCTGGGCCGCCGCGTACGCCACGGGTGTGGTGCCGGTGGACCTGCCGGAGATCACCGGGTCCATTCCCCCGATCGGTGATTCTCATCTGGACCATGCCGAAGGCCTCGGCCCGAACTTGCCTGCCGACGCCACGGGACTTCCCTCGGGTGATCCGCTGGCCCTGATCCCGCTGCTCAACCGCAACGAGACCGGCACGCAGAACGTCCCCGGATTCGCCCCGGGCCAGGTGCTCGGCCCGCTGCCGGGTCCGGCGCAGGCCATACCTTCGGAGACGCCGGCCGCCCCACCGCCATGGGTCCCGCCGTGGGAGCAACCGCGTCAGCCTGCATGCGTGGTGTTCTGCATGAGCGAACAGGCTCCCCCGCCGGCGCCCGCTCCGCTGCTCGGGCCGCCCCCGGCTCCTGCTCCTGCGGTTGGCCCTGGACCGGCACCGCAGCAAGCTCCGCCGCCGGCAGTTCCGGCGGCCCCGATCGGCCCGCCGATCGAGGCCGCGCCCGCGGCTCCGGCGCTCGGTCCGGTACCCGGCCCCGCCCCGGGACCGGCCTGA
- the tatB gene encoding Sec-independent protein translocase protein TatB has translation MFANIGWGEMLVLVIAGLVILGPERLPGAIRWTSGALKQVRDYVSGATSQLREDLGPEFDDLREPLAELQKLRGMTPRAAITKHLLDGDDSFLTGAFDDGKNQQPSVPGDKPAGEIGATPTDKSVGSAFDPDAT, from the coding sequence ATGTTCGCGAACATCGGGTGGGGGGAGATGCTGGTTCTGGTGATCGCCGGTCTGGTGATCCTGGGGCCCGAGCGCCTGCCCGGTGCCATCCGGTGGACTTCCGGTGCCCTGAAGCAGGTCCGGGATTACGTCAGCGGAGCGACCAGCCAGTTGCGTGAGGACCTCGGCCCGGAGTTCGACGATCTTCGCGAACCCCTCGCCGAACTGCAGAAGCTGCGCGGCATGACCCCGCGGGCCGCGATCACCAAGCATCTGCTCGACGGTGATGACTCGTTCCTGACTGGCGCCTTCGATGACGGTAAGAATCAGCAGCCCTCAGTGCCCGGCGATAAACCTGCCGGTGAGATCGGGGCAACGCCGACAGACAAGTCGGTCGGCTCCGCATTCGACCCGGACGCCACCTAG
- a CDS encoding magnesium transporter MgtE N-terminal domain-containing protein yields the protein MAAVNRVYAARLAGMVVLGPDGESIGRVRDVVISISIVRQQPRVLGLVVELLTRRRIFVPILRVTAIEPGSVTLATGSVSLRRFAQRPGEVLVLGQVLETRVRVDDPDLEQLAGIDVVVVDLGIEQTRTRDWMVTRVAVRPQRRLGRRSNIHVVEWQNVHGLTPSGLAMPDQGVASLLEQFEGQRPIEVAEALRELPIKRRYELYRAFDDERLADVLQELPEDEQTAALRQLNTERAADVLEAMDPDDAADVLGSMTPADAEALLRQMDPEDSEDVRRLLAHSPDTAGGLMTSEPVVLMPDTTVAEALARMRDPDLTPALASMAFVARPPSATPTGHYLGCVHLQRLLREPPAALVSGIVDTDLPNLSPADSLAAVTRYFAAYNLVCGPVVDEENHLLGAVSVDDVLDHMLPDDWRERDEPELPAASS from the coding sequence ATGGCGGCGGTGAACAGGGTCTACGCGGCCCGGCTAGCGGGGATGGTGGTGCTGGGCCCCGACGGGGAGTCCATCGGCCGTGTCCGCGATGTGGTGATCAGCATCAGCATCGTCCGCCAGCAACCGCGGGTTCTCGGCCTGGTGGTCGAATTGCTCACCCGACGAAGGATTTTCGTCCCGATCCTGCGGGTCACCGCGATCGAACCAGGCTCGGTGACGCTGGCCACCGGCAGTGTGTCGCTGCGCCGGTTCGCCCAGCGACCCGGCGAGGTGCTGGTGTTGGGCCAGGTCCTGGAGACCCGGGTGCGGGTCGACGACCCCGATCTGGAACAACTGGCCGGAATCGACGTCGTGGTGGTCGATTTGGGTATCGAGCAGACCCGAACCCGCGACTGGATGGTGACCCGGGTGGCGGTCCGTCCCCAGCGGCGCCTGGGCCGGCGCTCCAACATTCACGTCGTCGAATGGCAGAACGTGCACGGGCTGACCCCGTCCGGCCTGGCGATGCCCGATCAGGGTGTGGCCTCGCTGCTCGAGCAGTTCGAGGGACAACGTCCGATCGAGGTGGCCGAGGCCCTGCGCGAGCTGCCGATCAAACGGCGCTACGAGCTGTACCGGGCCTTCGACGACGAGCGCCTGGCCGATGTGCTGCAGGAGCTGCCCGAGGACGAGCAGACCGCGGCGCTGCGCCAGCTGAACACCGAGCGTGCCGCCGACGTGCTCGAGGCGATGGACCCCGACGACGCCGCCGACGTCCTCGGCTCGATGACCCCGGCGGACGCCGAGGCACTGCTGCGGCAGATGGACCCCGAGGACTCCGAGGATGTGCGACGGCTGCTGGCCCACTCGCCCGACACCGCGGGCGGCCTGATGACCAGCGAGCCGGTGGTCCTGATGCCCGACACCACCGTCGCCGAGGCACTGGCCCGGATGCGCGACCCCGACCTGACGCCGGCGCTGGCGTCGATGGCGTTCGTCGCCCGGCCCCCGAGCGCCACCCCGACCGGTCACTACCTGGGGTGTGTGCACCTGCAACGGTTGCTGCGCGAGCCACCTGCCGCACTGGTCAGCGGGATCGTAGACACCGATCTGCCCAACCTGAGTCCGGCCGATTCGCTGGCCGCGGTGACCCGCTACTTCGCGGCGTACAACCTGGTGTGCGGCCCGGTGGTCGATGAGGAGAACCACCTGTTGGGTGCGGTGTCGGTCGACGACGTGCTCGACCACATGTTGCCCGACGACTGGCGCGAACGCGACGAGCCCGAGCTCCCGGCGGCGAGCTCATGA
- a CDS encoding DUF1003 domain-containing protein has translation MSELTARQRLDTPRGTRGFGLHVDIEAVGAFSESIARFLGTGRYLAIQTILVIVWIALNIGVFTFQWDPYPFILLNLAFSTQAAYAAPLILLAQNRQENRDRVSLEEDRRRAEQTKADTEYLARELASLRLAVGEVVTRDYLRRELEELRDLLTELTVPADTDRPNAGKVDGAERRPKRGG, from the coding sequence ATGAGCGAATTGACGGCGCGCCAGCGGCTGGACACCCCACGCGGGACCCGCGGCTTCGGGCTGCACGTCGACATCGAGGCAGTGGGCGCGTTCAGCGAGTCGATCGCCCGATTCCTCGGCACCGGGCGCTACCTGGCCATTCAGACGATCTTGGTGATCGTCTGGATCGCCCTCAACATCGGCGTCTTTACCTTCCAGTGGGATCCCTACCCGTTCATCCTGCTCAACCTGGCCTTCTCGACCCAGGCCGCCTATGCCGCCCCGCTGATCCTGCTGGCCCAGAACCGGCAGGAGAACCGGGACCGGGTCTCGCTCGAAGAGGACCGCCGCCGGGCTGAGCAAACCAAGGCCGACACCGAGTACCTGGCCCGCGAGCTGGCCTCGCTGCGGCTGGCGGTGGGCGAAGTCGTCACCCGCGATTACCTGCGCCGAGAGTTGGAAGAACTGCGTGACCTCCTCACCGAACTCACCGTGCCTGCCGATACCGACCGGCCCAACGCGGGCAAAGTCGATGGGGCTGAGCGCCGGCCCAAACGCGGTGGTTGA
- a CDS encoding DUF4190 domain-containing protein — translation MTNADGNAGGSAPSDPGSRPSEPLSSGYEAPPIEHSQDRPDTGAAQPPYDFAPPNSEIAAPYPPAIDYPADIPYGYPPPPGLPPPFPPPPGYPPPGYGMSGYPGYTGGYGMPPANPTNSMAIGSLVASVLSLFLFFACAIGLLAALVGIGLGIVALSQIQRTGQSGYGPQVEQPGRGLAIAGIALGVFGTLINGGWLVFFVTGVLSA, via the coding sequence ATGACAAACGCGGACGGCAACGCGGGCGGATCTGCGCCATCCGACCCGGGTTCTCGGCCGTCTGAACCGTTGTCCAGCGGCTACGAAGCACCGCCCATCGAACACTCCCAGGATCGGCCGGATACCGGCGCGGCGCAACCGCCGTACGACTTCGCGCCGCCGAACTCCGAAATCGCCGCGCCCTATCCGCCCGCGATCGACTACCCCGCCGACATTCCGTACGGCTACCCGCCGCCGCCGGGTCTGCCACCGCCGTTCCCGCCACCGCCCGGCTATCCCCCGCCGGGTTACGGCATGTCCGGGTACCCCGGATATACCGGTGGTTACGGGATGCCGCCGGCCAACCCCACCAACAGCATGGCGATCGGATCGCTCGTCGCCTCGGTGCTGTCGCTGTTCCTGTTCTTCGCGTGCGCGATCGGACTGCTCGCCGCCCTGGTCGGTATCGGTCTCGGGATCGTCGCACTCAGCCAGATCCAGCGGACCGGGCAGTCAGGCTATGGTCCGCAGGTCGAACAACCGGGCCGCGGCCTGGCGATCGCCGGCATCGCGCTCGGTGTATTCGGCACCCTGATCAACGGAGGCTGGCTGGTGTTCTTTGTGACCGGGGTGCTCTCCGCGTAG
- a CDS encoding HpcH/HpaI aldolase/citrate lyase family protein, translating into MENTYRPRRTCLSVPGSSLKMIEKAKGLPADEVFLDLEDAVAPEAKALARTQVAAALADDGWAGQLRGVRVNDWTTPWTYADVIEVVSTVASAGGTIDLIVLPKVTEVAHVQALDLLLSQLESTHGLEPGRIGIEPQIENALGLTNIDAIAAGPRVQALVLGPGDMAASLNMRTLEVGGQPDGYDIGDAHHHVLMRILIAARSRGINAIDGPYVKVRDVDGFRRVAGRSAALGYDGKWVLHPDQIEAGNEIFSPRQADYDHAELILDAYEWHTSQAGGSRGAVMLGDEMIDEASRKMALVMAGKGRAAGMSRLAEPFTPPS; encoded by the coding sequence GTGGAGAACACGTATCGACCCCGCCGAACGTGCCTCTCGGTTCCGGGTAGCAGCCTGAAGATGATCGAGAAGGCCAAAGGTCTGCCTGCTGACGAGGTGTTCCTCGACCTCGAGGACGCCGTTGCCCCCGAGGCCAAGGCGTTGGCCCGCACCCAGGTGGCGGCGGCGCTGGCCGACGACGGCTGGGCCGGGCAGCTGCGTGGGGTGAGGGTCAACGACTGGACCACGCCGTGGACCTATGCCGATGTGATCGAGGTGGTGTCCACTGTGGCTTCCGCCGGGGGGACCATCGATCTCATCGTGTTGCCCAAGGTGACCGAGGTGGCGCATGTTCAGGCACTCGATCTGCTGCTGTCGCAGCTGGAGAGCACCCACGGCCTGGAACCCGGCCGGATCGGCATCGAGCCCCAGATCGAGAACGCGTTGGGGCTGACCAATATCGACGCGATCGCCGCCGGCCCGCGGGTGCAGGCGCTGGTGCTCGGGCCCGGGGACATGGCGGCCAGCCTCAACATGCGCACCCTGGAGGTCGGCGGGCAACCCGACGGGTATGACATCGGCGATGCCCATCACCACGTGCTGATGCGCATCCTGATCGCCGCGCGCAGCCGCGGTATCAACGCGATCGACGGCCCGTATGTCAAGGTGCGCGATGTGGACGGGTTCCGCCGGGTGGCCGGACGTTCGGCCGCCCTGGGCTATGACGGCAAGTGGGTGCTGCATCCGGACCAGATCGAGGCGGGCAACGAGATCTTCAGCCCACGCCAAGCCGATTACGATCACGCCGAGTTGATCCTGGATGCCTACGAGTGGCACACCTCGCAGGCCGGTGGGTCCAGGGGAGCGGTGATGCTGGGCGACGAGATGATCGACGAGGCCAGCCGCAAGATGGCACTGGTGATGGCGGGCAAGGGCCGTGCGGCCGGGATGAGCCGGCTGGCCGAGCCGTTCACCCCGCCGAGCTGA
- a CDS encoding Mrp/NBP35 family ATP-binding protein, with the protein MSESVTELQSAVRAALAKVIDPELRKPITELGMVKNISIEADHGVHVEIYLTTAACPKKTEIADLVTAAVTDVPGTGAVKVTLDVMNDEQRAELRTLLRGDSREPVIPFAQPNSLTRVYAVASGKGGVGKSSVTVNLAAAMAARGLSVGLLDADIYGHSVPRMMGTSDRPTQVDSMILPPIAHDVKVISIAMFTQGNTPVVWRGPMLHRALQQFLADVYWGDLDVLLLDLPPGTGDIAISVAQLIPGAEILVVTTPQMAAAEVAERAGAIALQTRQRIAGVVENMSGLQMPDGTVMQLFGEGGGRQVAESLTRSVGAEVPLLGQVPLDPALVTAGDSGVPLVLSAPESAAGAELRKIAEGLSARKRGLAGMSLGLDTARR; encoded by the coding sequence ATGTCCGAATCTGTCACTGAGCTGCAATCTGCGGTTCGCGCTGCGCTGGCCAAGGTGATCGACCCCGAATTGCGGAAGCCGATCACCGAACTCGGCATGGTCAAGAACATCTCGATCGAGGCTGACCACGGTGTACACGTCGAGATCTACCTGACCACTGCGGCCTGCCCGAAGAAGACAGAGATCGCCGACCTGGTGACGGCCGCCGTCACCGATGTGCCCGGCACGGGCGCCGTCAAGGTGACCCTGGACGTGATGAACGACGAGCAGCGCGCCGAACTGCGCACGCTGCTGCGTGGCGATTCCCGCGAACCGGTGATCCCGTTCGCCCAGCCCAACTCCCTCACCCGGGTGTACGCCGTGGCCTCCGGTAAAGGTGGCGTGGGCAAATCCAGTGTGACGGTCAACCTGGCTGCCGCGATGGCCGCCCGCGGGCTGTCCGTCGGCCTGCTGGACGCCGATATCTACGGCCATTCGGTGCCGCGCATGATGGGTACCAGTGACCGGCCCACCCAGGTCGACTCGATGATCCTGCCGCCCATCGCCCACGATGTGAAGGTCATCTCGATCGCGATGTTCACCCAGGGCAACACGCCCGTGGTGTGGCGCGGGCCGATGCTGCACCGGGCCCTGCAGCAGTTCCTTGCGGACGTGTACTGGGGCGACCTGGACGTGCTGCTGCTCGATCTGCCGCCCGGCACGGGTGATATCGCCATCTCGGTGGCCCAGTTGATCCCGGGTGCCGAGATCCTGGTGGTGACCACTCCGCAGATGGCTGCCGCTGAAGTGGCCGAGCGTGCCGGCGCGATCGCGTTGCAGACCCGCCAGCGCATCGCCGGCGTGGTGGAGAACATGTCGGGCCTGCAGATGCCCGACGGCACCGTCATGCAGTTGTTCGGTGAGGGCGGCGGCCGTCAGGTGGCCGAGTCGCTGACCCGTTCGGTGGGCGCCGAGGTGCCGCTGCTGGGCCAGGTCCCACTGGACCCGGCGTTGGTGACCGCCGGTGACTCCGGTGTGCCACTGGTGCTGTCGGCGCCCGAATCAGCGGCTGGCGCCGAGCTACGCAAGATCGCCGAGGGGTTGTCGGCCCGTAAACGCGGCCTGGCCGGGATGTCGCTGGGTCTGGACACCGCGCGACGCTAA
- a CDS encoding general stress protein, with the protein MTSPFQSGQTPGAAPAARGALPTPPKGWPIGSYPTYAEAQRAVDYLSDQQFPVQQVTIVGVDLMQVERVTGRLSWPKVLGGGVLSGAWLGLFIGLILGFFSPNPWSALLTGLIAGVFFGLITSAIPYAMARGTRDFSSTMQLVAGRYDVLCDPQGAEQGRDLLARLTI; encoded by the coding sequence ATGACGAGCCCATTTCAGTCGGGTCAGACGCCCGGCGCCGCGCCCGCTGCACGCGGTGCGTTGCCGACGCCGCCCAAAGGCTGGCCGATCGGCTCCTACCCGACGTACGCGGAGGCCCAGCGTGCCGTCGACTACCTGTCCGATCAACAGTTCCCGGTGCAGCAGGTGACGATCGTCGGGGTGGATCTCATGCAGGTCGAGCGGGTCACCGGTCGGCTGAGCTGGCCCAAGGTGCTCGGCGGTGGTGTGCTGTCCGGCGCCTGGCTGGGCTTGTTCATCGGTCTGATTCTCGGTTTCTTCAGTCCCAACCCGTGGAGTGCGCTGCTCACCGGCCTGATCGCCGGTGTCTTCTTCGGCTTGATCACCTCGGCGATCCCGTACGCGATGGCTCGCGGCACAAGAGATTTCAGTTCGACGATGCAGCTGGTCGCCGGCCGCTACGACGTTCTGTGTGATCCCCAAGGTGCCGAGCAGGGCCGGGATCTGCTGGCACGCTTGACCATCTGA